The following proteins are co-located in the Vigna unguiculata cultivar IT97K-499-35 chromosome 9, ASM411807v1, whole genome shotgun sequence genome:
- the LOC114163724 gene encoding basic leucine zipper 4-like, with product MLLHEAVQFPSSPVHQTMLTQSEIEDLFSLINKSRDRPSLASGSQGSNRTVYSSEERKLRRMQSNRESARRSRYRKKKHLENLSSQLNRLRIQNRFLKNRVASTMHQHLLLSLHNDHLKSEAIALMATLSDLCGILF from the coding sequence ATGTTGCTCCACGAAGCGGTTCAGTTCCCATCTTCTCCGGTTCACCAAACCATGCTCACCCAAAGTGAAATAGAAGACCTGTTTTCTCTCATAAACAAATCCAGAGACCGGCCCAGCCTGGCATCCGGTTCGCAGGGATCGAACCGGACGGTTTACTCGTCCGAGGAAAGAAAGCTGAGACGCATGCAATCGAACCGGGAATCGGCCCGAAGGTCCCGCTACAGAAAGAAGAAGCATCTTGAGAACCTCTCGAGCCAACTGAACCGGTTGAGAATCCAAAACCGGTTTCTCAAAAACCGAGTCGCCTCGACCATGCACCAACACCTCCTTCTATCCCTACATAACGATCATCTTAAATCCGAAGCTATTGCGCTTATGGCCACTCTTTCGGATCTCTGTGGGATCTTATTTTAG